Proteins encoded together in one Coffea arabica cultivar ET-39 chromosome 2c, Coffea Arabica ET-39 HiFi, whole genome shotgun sequence window:
- the LOC113725035 gene encoding uncharacterized protein isoform X1 — translation MFKSATWRSERKIKAVFKMQFQATQVPRLKAKTLAISLVPADVGRPSVRLGKSSIREGTCSWESPVYETVKLVKETKTGKFRGKIYHFIVSAGSSKAGLLGEASIDFVDFLEATYPVMVSLPIEATNSGAILHVTIQKLERTLDERYIEENESPTTNYHNGILEMQLLDSENSQKTNLEFTEGEQPNRITSQYPEQNGSVEDTRFDDASAYRVCLTTADNTLERVSLDADPPGHVYQRYSDGLLKDTSDESVIDTTTSLQEKYARDRIQEASNDVGRLNTRIKMLERQGEVSELELQSLRRQMAKESRKVKELSEQIVALKSERDILKKECEQLKSSPKGINQEEISNNSGTETKNVSEISEQIKQQLHREKHLSKKLRSQLQKTEDSNSELILAVRDLKEVLSRKDKEIAHLAGQIQANQNEVTLELEETHEEHNKADEVELLKQERANLFAEMEISRKEKEELKKCIQQFTLDNENLKKEKAAVYSDLEQKQGAMMEIQHEYLLSTRTVKQLKEETKNQAILYSEYLTIIDELKTKVQSLEEELEKEAKYFQDNLTAEGRAMVEQEQRAIQAEEALTKANWSNTKETEHLREELKRKSEELISKIDENEKLTAQAVAEGNQLRMHSKFLEKLLQKANDEIQLSKNEYERKLLDLSKGIHLEAQSMGMVSQRVDGAKANDVKANNREDGRLKHEKSAHSQARYEIGTMINDKEQRKREYGDSKMLQKWTEQKEELERELLLVKMEAEKLIEENITLRNLIDEKSKRDEILHPEVEKLVIQYHKSKCSSQEMKLENRDLKKHVSKLQVDPNKKKETKPVKDVVMCDKTPEEGMHSLGMLKSNESEIAKSQRDQISSQRELNLGNHHANHIADLAEFSSEVTFLKELNTHLALELKEMQERYSEMSLKFAEVEGERQQLVMTLRNLKNGKKT, via the exons ATGTTCAAATCTGCAACATGGAGAAGTGAAAGGAAGATCAAAGCTGTCTTCAAAATGCAGTTTCAGGCAACACAG GTGCCACGTCTAAAAGCAAAAACGCTGGCGATTTCTTTGGTTCCAGCTGATGTCGGAAGGCCATCAGTGAGATTAGGAAAATCTTCAATTCGTGAAGGAACCTGTTCATGGGAAAGTCCTGTATATGAGACTGTGAAATTAGTCAAAGAGACAAAAACAGGAAAATTCAGAGGGAAAATCTACCATTTCATTGTCTCAGCA GGATCATCCAAAGCAGGTCTCCTGGGAGAAGCATCAATTGATTTTGTGGATTTCTTGGAAGCCACATATCCTGTAATGGTATCTCTACCCATTGAAGCGACAAATTCAGGTGCAATTTTGCAT GTTACCATTCAGAAGCTGGAACGAACTCTTGATGAAAG ATATATAGAGGAAAACGAAAGCCCAACGACCAATTATCACAATGGGATTTTGGAGATGCAACTTCTAGACTCTGAAAACTCACAGAAGACAAACCTTGAATTTACTGAA GGGGAACAACCCAACAGAATAACATCTCAATACCCAGAGCAAAATGGCAGTGTTGAGGATACTCGATTTGACGATGCTAGTGCTTATCGGGTATGCTTGACTACTGCAGATAACACGCTTGAAAGGGTCTCCTTGGATGCTGATCCCCCAGGACATGTGTACCAGAGATACTCAGATGGGTTACTCAAGGACACTTCAGATGAAAGTGTAATTGACACTACGACAAGTCTACAGGAGAAATACGCAAGAGACAGAATACAAGAAGCTTCTAACGATGTTGGAAGGCTGAACACTAGAATCAAAATGTTGGAAAGGCAGGGGGAAGTTTCAGAACTGGAATTACAATCCCTAAGAAGGCAAATGGCAAAGGAAAGCAGGAAGGTAAAGGAATTATCGGAACAAATTGTTGCCCTGAAAAGCGAAAGGGATATACTGAAAAAAGAATGTGAGCAACTCAAGTCTTCACCAAAAGGCATAAATCAGGAGGAAATCTCAAACAACTCAGGCACGGAAACCAAAAATGTCAGTGAAATATCTGAACAAATCAAGCAACAACTACACCGTGAGAAGCATTTAAGTAAAAAGTTGAGGTCTCAGCTTCAGAAGACAGAAGACTCAAATTCAGAACTGATTCTTGCTGTAAGAGACCTAAAAGAGGTCTTAAGTAGAAAAGATAAGGAAATAGCTCATCTGGCAGGCCAAATACAGGCCAACCAAAATGAAGTAACATTAGAACTTGAAGAAACTCATGAAGAGCACAATAAAGCGGATGAAGTAGAACTCCTGAAACAGGAAAGAGCGAATCTATTTGCTGAAATGGAGATCTccaggaaagaaaaagaagaactaAAAAAGTGCATTCAACAGTTTACGTTGGACAATGAGAATCTAAAGAAGGAAAAGGCAGCTGTTTACTCTGATTTGGAGCAAAAACAGGGAGCAATGATGGAAATACAACATGAGTACTTGCTTTCCACAAGAACTGTGAAGCAACTCAAAGAGGAAACCAAAAACCAGGCAATACTGTACTCAGAATATTTGACTATAATAGATGAGCTCAAAACCAAAGTTCAAAGTCTGGAGGAAGAACTCGAGAAGGAGGCAAAGTATTTTCAAGATAACTTGACAGCAGAGGGCAGGGCCATGGTTGAGCAGGAACAAAGGGCCATACAAGCAGAGGAAGCATTAACAAAGGCTAACTGGAGTAATACCAAAGAAACAGAGCATCTTAGGGAAGAGCTCAAAAGAAAATCTGAAGAATTGATATCCAAGATCGATGAGAATGAGAAACTAACTGCACAGGCAGTTGCCGAAGGCAACCAACTTCGTATGCACAGCAAATTTCTTGAGAAATTACTTCAGAAAGCGAATGATGAGATCCAACTaagcaaaaatgaatatgaaaGAAAACTCCTAGATCTTTCGAAAGGAATCCATCTGGAAGCACAAAGCATGGGGATGGTATCACAAAGAGTTGATGGTGCCAAAGCAAATGATGTGAAAGCAAACAATAGGGAGGATGGAAGGTTAAAACACGAGAAATCTGCACACTCTCAAGCAAGATATGAGATAGGCACAATGATAAATGACAAGGAGCAAAGGAAGAGGGAATATGGTGACTCAAAGATGCTGCAGAAATGGACTGAACAAAAAGAAGAGTTGGAAAGAGAACTTCTTCTGGTGAAAATGGAAGCTGAAAAGTTAATAGAGGAAAATATTACCTTGAGGAATCTGATTGATGAGAAGAGCAAAAGAGATGAGATCTTACATCCAGAGGTGGAAAAACTAGTAATTCAGTATCATAAATCGAAATGTTCTTCACAAGAAATGAAGTTGGAGAATAGGGACTTGAAGAAACATGTGTCCAAACTACAGGTAGACCCAAATAAGAAGAAG GAGACTAAACCAGTTAAGGATGTTGTCATGTGTGATAAAACACCTGAAGAAGGGATGCACAGTTTGGGCATGTTAAAAAGCAATGAGTCAGAAATTGCAAAATCTCAAAG AGATCAAATTAGCTCACAAAGAGAGCTGAACCTGGGTAATCACCATGCCAACCACATCGCTGATCTGGCCGAATTTTCAAGCGAAGTAACTTTCCTAAAGGAACTGAACACACATTTGGCACTTGAACTAAAAGAGATGCAAGAAAGATATTCAGAAATGAGTCTCAAATTTGCAGAGGTAGAAGGAGAAAGGCAACAACTTGTTATGACATTACGCAACCTAAAGAATGGAAAGAAGACATAG
- the LOC113725035 gene encoding uncharacterized protein isoform X2 yields MFKSATWRSERKIKAVFKMQFQATQVPRLKAKTLAISLVPADVGRPSVRLGKSSIREGTCSWESPVYETVKLVKETKTGKFRGKIYHFIVSAGSSKAGLLGEASIDFVDFLEATYPVMVSLPIEATNSGAILHVTIQKLERTLDERYIEENESPTTNYHNGILEMQLLDSENSQKTNLEFTEGEQPNRITSQYPEQNGSVEDTRFDDASAYRVCLTTADNTLERVSLDADPPGHVYQRYSDGLLKDTSDESVIDTTTSLQEKYARDRIQEASNDVGRLNTRIKMLERQGEVSELELQSLRRQMAKESRKVKELSEQIVALKSERDILKKECEQLKSSPKGINQEEISNNSGTETKNVSEISEQIKQQLHREKHLSKKLRSQLQKTEDSNSELILAVRDLKEVLSRKDKEIAHLAGQIQANQNEVTLELEETHEEHNKADEVELLKQERANLFAEMEISRKEKEELKKCIQQFTLDNENLKKEKAAVYSDLEQKQGAMMEIQHEYLLSTRTVKQLKEETKNQAILYSEYLTIIDELKTKVQSLEEELEKEAKYFQDNLTAEGRAMVEQEQRAIQAEEALTKANWSNTKETEHLREELKRKSEELISKIDENEKLTAQAVAEGNQLRMHSKFLEKLLQKANDEIQLSKNEYERKLLDLSKGIHLEAQSMGMVSQRVDGAKANDVKANNREDGRLKHEKSAHSQARYEIGTMINDKEQRKREYGDSKMLQKWTEQKEELERELLLVKMEAEKLIEENITLRNLIDEKSKRDEILHPEVEKLVIQYHKSKCSSQEMKLENRDLKKHVSKLQETKPVKDVVMCDKTPEEGMHSLGMLKSNESEIAKSQRDQISSQRELNLGNHHANHIADLAEFSSEVTFLKELNTHLALELKEMQERYSEMSLKFAEVEGERQQLVMTLRNLKNGKKT; encoded by the exons ATGTTCAAATCTGCAACATGGAGAAGTGAAAGGAAGATCAAAGCTGTCTTCAAAATGCAGTTTCAGGCAACACAG GTGCCACGTCTAAAAGCAAAAACGCTGGCGATTTCTTTGGTTCCAGCTGATGTCGGAAGGCCATCAGTGAGATTAGGAAAATCTTCAATTCGTGAAGGAACCTGTTCATGGGAAAGTCCTGTATATGAGACTGTGAAATTAGTCAAAGAGACAAAAACAGGAAAATTCAGAGGGAAAATCTACCATTTCATTGTCTCAGCA GGATCATCCAAAGCAGGTCTCCTGGGAGAAGCATCAATTGATTTTGTGGATTTCTTGGAAGCCACATATCCTGTAATGGTATCTCTACCCATTGAAGCGACAAATTCAGGTGCAATTTTGCAT GTTACCATTCAGAAGCTGGAACGAACTCTTGATGAAAG ATATATAGAGGAAAACGAAAGCCCAACGACCAATTATCACAATGGGATTTTGGAGATGCAACTTCTAGACTCTGAAAACTCACAGAAGACAAACCTTGAATTTACTGAA GGGGAACAACCCAACAGAATAACATCTCAATACCCAGAGCAAAATGGCAGTGTTGAGGATACTCGATTTGACGATGCTAGTGCTTATCGGGTATGCTTGACTACTGCAGATAACACGCTTGAAAGGGTCTCCTTGGATGCTGATCCCCCAGGACATGTGTACCAGAGATACTCAGATGGGTTACTCAAGGACACTTCAGATGAAAGTGTAATTGACACTACGACAAGTCTACAGGAGAAATACGCAAGAGACAGAATACAAGAAGCTTCTAACGATGTTGGAAGGCTGAACACTAGAATCAAAATGTTGGAAAGGCAGGGGGAAGTTTCAGAACTGGAATTACAATCCCTAAGAAGGCAAATGGCAAAGGAAAGCAGGAAGGTAAAGGAATTATCGGAACAAATTGTTGCCCTGAAAAGCGAAAGGGATATACTGAAAAAAGAATGTGAGCAACTCAAGTCTTCACCAAAAGGCATAAATCAGGAGGAAATCTCAAACAACTCAGGCACGGAAACCAAAAATGTCAGTGAAATATCTGAACAAATCAAGCAACAACTACACCGTGAGAAGCATTTAAGTAAAAAGTTGAGGTCTCAGCTTCAGAAGACAGAAGACTCAAATTCAGAACTGATTCTTGCTGTAAGAGACCTAAAAGAGGTCTTAAGTAGAAAAGATAAGGAAATAGCTCATCTGGCAGGCCAAATACAGGCCAACCAAAATGAAGTAACATTAGAACTTGAAGAAACTCATGAAGAGCACAATAAAGCGGATGAAGTAGAACTCCTGAAACAGGAAAGAGCGAATCTATTTGCTGAAATGGAGATCTccaggaaagaaaaagaagaactaAAAAAGTGCATTCAACAGTTTACGTTGGACAATGAGAATCTAAAGAAGGAAAAGGCAGCTGTTTACTCTGATTTGGAGCAAAAACAGGGAGCAATGATGGAAATACAACATGAGTACTTGCTTTCCACAAGAACTGTGAAGCAACTCAAAGAGGAAACCAAAAACCAGGCAATACTGTACTCAGAATATTTGACTATAATAGATGAGCTCAAAACCAAAGTTCAAAGTCTGGAGGAAGAACTCGAGAAGGAGGCAAAGTATTTTCAAGATAACTTGACAGCAGAGGGCAGGGCCATGGTTGAGCAGGAACAAAGGGCCATACAAGCAGAGGAAGCATTAACAAAGGCTAACTGGAGTAATACCAAAGAAACAGAGCATCTTAGGGAAGAGCTCAAAAGAAAATCTGAAGAATTGATATCCAAGATCGATGAGAATGAGAAACTAACTGCACAGGCAGTTGCCGAAGGCAACCAACTTCGTATGCACAGCAAATTTCTTGAGAAATTACTTCAGAAAGCGAATGATGAGATCCAACTaagcaaaaatgaatatgaaaGAAAACTCCTAGATCTTTCGAAAGGAATCCATCTGGAAGCACAAAGCATGGGGATGGTATCACAAAGAGTTGATGGTGCCAAAGCAAATGATGTGAAAGCAAACAATAGGGAGGATGGAAGGTTAAAACACGAGAAATCTGCACACTCTCAAGCAAGATATGAGATAGGCACAATGATAAATGACAAGGAGCAAAGGAAGAGGGAATATGGTGACTCAAAGATGCTGCAGAAATGGACTGAACAAAAAGAAGAGTTGGAAAGAGAACTTCTTCTGGTGAAAATGGAAGCTGAAAAGTTAATAGAGGAAAATATTACCTTGAGGAATCTGATTGATGAGAAGAGCAAAAGAGATGAGATCTTACATCCAGAGGTGGAAAAACTAGTAATTCAGTATCATAAATCGAAATGTTCTTCACAAGAAATGAAGTTGGAGAATAGGGACTTGAAGAAACATGTGTCCAAACTACAG GAGACTAAACCAGTTAAGGATGTTGTCATGTGTGATAAAACACCTGAAGAAGGGATGCACAGTTTGGGCATGTTAAAAAGCAATGAGTCAGAAATTGCAAAATCTCAAAG AGATCAAATTAGCTCACAAAGAGAGCTGAACCTGGGTAATCACCATGCCAACCACATCGCTGATCTGGCCGAATTTTCAAGCGAAGTAACTTTCCTAAAGGAACTGAACACACATTTGGCACTTGAACTAAAAGAGATGCAAGAAAGATATTCAGAAATGAGTCTCAAATTTGCAGAGGTAGAAGGAGAAAGGCAACAACTTGTTATGACATTACGCAACCTAAAGAATGGAAAGAAGACATAG